Proteins co-encoded in one Procambarus clarkii isolate CNS0578487 unplaced genomic scaffold, FALCON_Pclarkii_2.0 HiC_scaffold_102, whole genome shotgun sequence genomic window:
- the LOC138349617 gene encoding nucleoporin p54-like — FIEQIIPMLTLTEQQMKKYLDTPQRGIDPALWELGKQKNPDPKKLIPVVKVVFQELQKQFKYQEEYGNKIHNSMKNIMDEIRQLSCMQTTIKVTIQNFKLKQTNIMRRVLKLVSAQEVERKKNLPLEEIEDQIRLRLENLYMQLQDLKGCLNELMAQSIKPGSFPRAQRYGLVVDKVQDISQYLKWQQDALQAIVNILKEDIQVVGEYDATLNFFGS; from the exons tttattgaacagattattccaatgttgactttaactgaacaacaaatgaagaaatatcttgatacaccgcaaagag gaattgatccagcattgtgggaactgggcaagcaaaaaaatcctgacccaaagaaattgatacctgttgtaaaagtggtatttcaggaattaCAGAAACAGTTCAAGTATCAAGAAGAATATGGCAATAAAATTCATAATAGTATGAAGAATATCATGGATGAAATAAGACAATTAAGTTGTATGCAGACGACAATTAAAGTTACCATTCAGAATTTTAAGTTGAAACAGACAAATATAATGCGCCGAGTTCTAAAATTGGTGTCAGCACAAGAggttgaaaggaaaaaaaatctaccactagaagaaatagaggatcagattcgactgcgattagaaaacttgtatatgcagctgcaggacctcaagggatgtttgaatgaactaatggctcagtctataaagcctggtagttttccgcgagcccaacggtatggactggttgttgacaaagtgcaggatatatcacaatacctaaaatggcagcaggatgcacttcaggctatagttaacatacttaaggaagatatacaagtggtc ggagagtatgatgctacactgaatTTTTTTGGTTCGTAA